A segment of the Agrobacterium tumefaciens genome:
ATTGCCGACCTTCGAATTGGCATGCAGGTTGGCGCCGGGCCGCAGGCGGGCATAGGGGCCAACGGCGGCACCCGCGCTGACATAGGCACCTTCGAGATGCGAAAACGCATGAATGACGGCACCGGGTTCGATTGTGACGCCTGTACCGATCACAACATTCGGCTCGATCAACACGTCCTGGCCGATCTTAGTGTCCCACGAAAGGAAGACCGTTTCCGGCGCAACCATAGAAACACCATCAACCATCAATTCGTAACGTCGGCGTTCCTGCCAGAGCTTTTCGATGGCCGCGAGTTCGGCGCGGTTGTTGCAGCCGGTCAGCTCGCTTTCCGGCGCATCGATCGCCACGGTACGGCGACCGAGCGAGCGGGCGATTTCCACCAGATCCGTCAGATAATACTCGCCCTTGACGTTGTCGTTGCCGATCAGCTCCAGAAGGTCCAGCGCGTTGCGGCCGTTGATTGCCATCAAGCCGCTGTTGCACCAGGTAACCTTGCGCTCTTCCTCGGTGGCGTCCTTTTCCTCGCGAATAGCAACGAGTTCGCCGTTCTCCACCAGCAGGCGGCCGTAACCCGTCGGGCGATCCGTATGAAAACCGATGACGACGACATCGACGCCTGTGTTCAATGCCTCGCGCGCCCTGTTCAGCGTCGCAGAGGTAATCAGCGGCACATCGCCATAAGCGACGATGACATCGTCGAACCCGCGCGCGATCGCGTCGCGCGCCGCCAGAACCGCATTGCCCGTTCCCTTGCGCTCTTTCTGGAGAAAGCTTTCCACCGAGACGCCAGGCAGGCTGGCCGCCTTGGCAACGTTCTCCGCATCACGACCGACAACAAGCGCCACCGTTCCGACACCGGCACCCGCAACCGCTTCAACCACATGCGCGATCATCGACCGTCCGGCAACAGGATGAAGCACCTTGGACATCGATGATTTCATGCGCGTGCTTTCGCCAGCGGCAAGAATAACGGCAAGAGAGCTGCGCTCCATAAGACCTCCAGTGCGCCGCATCCCGGCCTGATCTGACCGGCACATCGGCATAACATTCGATTTCGCCCGCACCTTCCGCAGATCGGACAAGGCGGGACGTGATTTCATTGCAGCATTGCTATAACGACGCCGTACTTAAGAAACCATGCAAATCCGGACCAATTTTCCCGGCTTGTTTTCATGAAACGTGATCGAAGCGGTGTTCGCTACGGGCGGAAAATGCCCTAGCGACGAACCTTGCCGGCAGTAAACTCCAGAATCTGGCGACGCCCGTTTTCAATGAGCCTTTCCATTTCCTTGCGCGCTGCGGCAGCATCACGCATGCGAAATGCTTCAACCAGCCTAAGGTGAGAGGCGGAAACATCGGAAATTTCATGGGGGTCCGTATCCGGATTGCTCATCCGGAAAATGCCTGCCAATGCCGCCTTGATCAGCGTTCCGACTGTTCGCATGAACGGGTTGCCCGACATTTCGGTGATGAGCACGTGAAAATTCATGTCGGCAAGGGCCCGCTTTTCCTTGGAATAGGCGGTATTGCCCATTTCATTGGCAAGGCCGATCAGCCGCGCGATGTCGGCATCCGTGGCACGCTGAGCGGCAAGCCCCGCACCATACGGTTCGAAAGCCAGCCGGATGTCGTAGAGATGGAGGAGAAAATCCTCGCTGACACCCGATTCGAAATGCCAGAGCAAAACGTCGCTGTCGAACATGTTCCAGCTCTCGCGTTCGGTAACGCGGGTACCGATACGCGCCTTCGGCGAGATCATGCCTTTTGCCGTCAGCGTCTTCATCGCTTCACGCAGCACGGTTCTCGAGACCTTGAGCCGCTCCATGAGCTCGGCATCACCGGGCAGGATTTCGCCGATCTTGAACGCGCCGGAAACGATATCGAGACCGAGCTTGTGCACGACCTTTGCATGATTGGTGCGCAATTTGCGAAGACCGATCGCCGCATCAAGCATTCCACGCTGCAAGAGTGATGTCCTTTCAAAGAAACGGCGTGTGGCCGCTTTATATCGTAAAACCCTGGGATGAAAAACCAGGGCGCTGCAAAGGCGGATGGATCGTCAGAAACAAACCGCCGGGATAAAGGCAGCGCTCAAATACGTTTATTAGTAGACATAGTCAAAATGACAAAGCCGCGCATGCATTCCACGCGCGGCTTCGGCTGCAGATTGCTGGGCCGAATTACTGCGGCAGCTTGTCGTCGACGCCTTCGACGTAGAAGTTGAGGCCGAGCAGAACGCCGTCCTCAGCCTTTTCGCCAGCCTTCAGCCACTCGGAACCATCCTGCTTCTTCACAGGACCGGTGAATGGGTGAAGTTCGCCCGACTTGATCTTGGCTTCGGTTTCCTCGGCCATTTTCTTCACGTCATCAGGCATGTTGGTGTAAGGCGCCATGGTCAGGATGCCATCCTTGAGGCCATCCCAGACCTGTTCGGACTTCCAGTTGCCGT
Coding sequences within it:
- the glmU gene encoding bifunctional UDP-N-acetylglucosamine diphosphorylase/glucosamine-1-phosphate N-acetyltransferase GlmU, giving the protein MERSSLAVILAAGESTRMKSSMSKVLHPVAGRSMIAHVVEAVAGAGVGTVALVVGRDAENVAKAASLPGVSVESFLQKERKGTGNAVLAARDAIARGFDDVIVAYGDVPLITSATLNRAREALNTGVDVVVIGFHTDRPTGYGRLLVENGELVAIREEKDATEEERKVTWCNSGLMAINGRNALDLLELIGNDNVKGEYYLTDLVEIARSLGRRTVAIDAPESELTGCNNRAELAAIEKLWQERRRYELMVDGVSMVAPETVFLSWDTKIGQDVLIEPNVVIGTGVTIEPGAVIHAFSHLEGAYVSAGAAVGPYARLRPGANLHANSKVGNFCEVKKAEIGEGAKVNHLTYIGDAFVGAGSNIGAGTITCNYDGYNKFETRIGANSFVGSNSSLVAPVTIGDGAYIASGSVITDDVPSDALAFGRARQEVKSGRAVVVRERAKALKEANKKAK
- a CDS encoding FadR family transcriptional regulator; the protein is MLDAAIGLRKLRTNHAKVVHKLGLDIVSGAFKIGEILPGDAELMERLKVSRTVLREAMKTLTAKGMISPKARIGTRVTERESWNMFDSDVLLWHFESGVSEDFLLHLYDIRLAFEPYGAGLAAQRATDADIARLIGLANEMGNTAYSKEKRALADMNFHVLITEMSGNPFMRTVGTLIKAALAGIFRMSNPDTDPHEISDVSASHLRLVEAFRMRDAAAARKEMERLIENGRRQILEFTAGKVRR